One window of the Podospora pseudopauciseta strain CBS 411.78 chromosome 4, whole genome shotgun sequence genome contains the following:
- the STE20 gene encoding signal transducing kinase of the PAK (COG:T; EggNog:ENOG503NTWY), whose protein sequence is MDSPKTSSFNGNGSSHRRRLTKKPPPNHHHPSSVYSSVSVSVDGRGVDAQSLGSKRSSTSLKRAPSAPLARSSPAAPKHLQHRNASDKQKQAYNKTTSPRIPAAPPAPSSALSPANRSHTAPILPARDSTAPAPKPPKLSLSKSSSTAPRAQHRPLSTKTSDELIGAPFDGTAILNRIEATKSPTHHTTPVATSTTTSHHLHFHNNTAKRNTSPPRSTPHALSQANSDARVMGNSPPPLRQSASFSATEASSLNEKASGSSKTESSTGPKRYSDETKETKMPSVLRKKSGFSGFMNSLVGSPKKPLISAPENPVHVTHVGYDSTTGQFTGLPKEWQRLINESGITEKDTREHPQILVDVLTFYKETTEKPQEDVQLEKFHDARANDYRGLSGSTPSSAASTLPSPSVLTSGYTSMSPLISPPASPRFPTVTHEGSFENPRAPPPVPKGPAPPVKDANLMPSRPAPKPPTSLPSRTQQQPGYPAKDSGIGMPHSGEDGATPYLPPKDNIPMLPEELRSRSNSRANGTSPYLPSSSQATTAVTTPSQAAIYQQQLMQQQQEQAMAQAQAAMTGQLGRATSKRQQHQQPTPPSSQHPHLRQAEQAGRVPQSQQQVAQANSTRPRHRPRQSNGVDVVAALKRICSEGDPREVYRGFTKIGQGASGGVFTGHERGSNRLVAIKQMNLEQQPKKDLIINEILVMKESSHPNIVNFIDSYLCAGELWVVMEFMEGGSLTDVVTFNIMTEGQIASVCRETLRGLQHLHSKGVIHRDIKSDNILLSMEGNIKLTDFGFCATINEAQNKRTTMVGTPYWMAPEVVTRKEYGRKVDIWSLGIMAIEMIEGEPPYLTESPLRALWLIATNGTPTIKNEQDLSPVFRDFLYFALKVDPEKRASAHDLLRHDFMKTCVELSSLAPLVRAAREARAQEKARKGQ, encoded by the exons atggaCAGTCCCAAGACTTCTTCTttcaacggcaacggcagtTCACACCGTCGCAGGCTCACCAAGAAGCCCCCGCcgaaccaccatcatccctccAGCGTCTACAGTAGTGTCAGTGTCAGTGTCGATGGTCGTGGAGTTGACGCCCAATCTTTAGGGAGCAAACGAAGCTCGACGAGCTTGAAGCGGGCCCCAAGCGCCCCCCTAGCCAGAAGTAGTCCCGCCGCCCCAAAGCACCTCCAGCATCGAAACGCGTCCGACAAGCAGAAGCAGGCCTACAACAAGACCACCTCGCCACGCATCCCCGCCGCACCACCGGCACCCTCGTCGGCCCTCTCCCCAGCAAACCGATCGCATACCGCGCCCATCCTTCCCGCCCGCGACTCTACGGCACCTGCACCTAAGCCGCCAAAGCTGTCGCTGTCCAAATCATCGTCCACTGCCCCCCGCGCTCAACATCGACCCCTCAGCACCAAGACCTCGGACGAGCTAATTGGCGCTCCCTTTGACGGCACTGCCATTCTCAATCGCATTGAAGCGACGAAGTCACCCAcgcaccacaccacacccgTCGCAACAAGCACAACCACCTCGcaccacctccacttccACAATAACACCGCCAAGCGTAACACATCCCCGCCGCGATCAACTCCTCACGCCTTGTCGCAAGCCAATTCGGACGCCCGAGTCATGGGCAACTCACCTCCGCCCCTCCGCCAATCGGCGAGCTTCTCCGCCACAGAGGCATCGTCTCTAAATGAGAAGGCCAGCGGCTCGTCAAAGACGGAGAGCTCGACCGGGCCGAAGAGGTATTCAGACGAGACGAAGGAGACCAAGATGCCCAGTGTCTTGAGGAAAAAGTCGGGCTTCTCAGGCTTCATGAACAGTCTGGTCGGCTCGCCAAAGAAGCCATTGATCTCGGCGCCAGAAAACCCAGTGCATGTCACCCATGTTGGTTATGACAGCACGACGGGCCAGTTTACT GGCTTGCCAAAAGAGTGGCAGCGATTAATCAACGAGAGCGGCATCACGGAGAAGGACACACGAGAACACCCCCAGATACTTGTCGATGTTTTGACATTTTACAAGGAGACTACAGAAAAGCCCCAGGAAGACGTACAACTAGAGAAGTTTCACGATGCGCGAGCAAACGATTACCGAGGACTATCTGGGAGCACACCCTCTTCGGCGGCCTCgacccttccctccccaagTGTGCTCACTTCTGGGTACACATCGATGTCGCCTTTGATAAGCCCTCCTGCAAGTCCGAGATTCCCAACTGTCACCCACGAAGGCAGTTTCGAGAACCCTCGCGCACCCCCTCCGGTCCCCAAGgggcctgctcctccagtCAAAGATGCCAACCTTATGCCTAGCCGACCGgcgccaaaaccaccaaccaGTCTCCCCTCGAGgacgcagcagcagcctggaTATCCAGCAAAGGACTCCGGAATTGGCATGCCACATTCAGGAGAAGATGGTGCCACACCATATCTCCCACCAAAGGACAACATCCCAATGTTGCCGGAGGAGCTCCGGTCCAGATCAAACTCGCGAGCGAACGGCACCTCCCCTTACCTGCCGTCGTCATCACAGGCTACAACGGctgtcaccacccccagccaaGCAGCTAtctaccagcagcagctgatgcagcaacaacaggaGCAAGCCATGGCACAAGCCCAAGCGGCCATGACGGGCCAGCTGGGTCGGGCGACCAGCAAgcgacaacaacaccaacagcccaccccgccatcctcccaacacccccatctccGACAAGCCGAGCAAGCGGGTCGGGTACCACAATCCCAACAGCAAGTCGCACAAGCCAACTCAACCCGCCCACGACACCGACCACGACAGTCTAACGGAGTTGACGTGGTCGCCGCCCTCAAGAGGATATGCTCCGAGGGCGACCCGCGGGAAGTCTACCGCGGGTTTACCAAGATCGGCCAGGGTGCCTCCGGCGGAGTGTTTACTGGACATGAGCGAGGGTCTAACAGGCTGGTGGCGATCAAGCAGATGAACCTGGAGCAACAACCCAAGAAGGACTTGATCATCAACGAAATCCTGGTCATGAAGGAATCCTCGCACCCAAATATCGTCAACTTTATCGACAGTTATCTCTGTGCTGGCGagttgtgggtggtgatggagtttATGGAAGGCGGCAGCTTGACGGACGTGGTGACGTTCAACATTATGACCGAGGGGCAGATTGCGAGCGTGTGCAGGGAGACGCTCAGGGGATTGCAGCATTTGCATTCCAAGGGTGTGATTCATCGGGACATCAAGAGCGACAACATTTTGTTGAGCATGGAGGGTAATATCAAACTCA CCGACTTTGGCTTCTGCGCCACCATCAACGAGGCGCAAAACAAGCGTACGACCATGGTGGGAACCCCCTATTGGATGGCGCCAGAGGTGGTTACGCGAAAGGAGTACGGACGCAAAGTCGACATTTGGAGCTTGGGCATCATGGCCATCGAGATGATTGAGGGGGAGCCGCCGTACCTGACCGAGTCGCCGCTGAGGGCGCTGTGGCTGATCGCTACCAACGGGACGCCCACCATCAAGAACGAGCAGGATCTGTCACCCGTGTTTAGGGATTTCTTGTACTTTGCGCTCAAGGTGGATCcggagaagagggcgagCGCGCATGATTTGTTGAGG CACGACTTCATGAAGACATGCGTTGAGTTATCTTCCCTGGCGCCGT